TCAACTCACCGGCAGCACCTACTCGGCCAGCCTGCTCGATCACCAGCCCAACGCCAGCCTCTTCGACCTGATGGAGGAGATCGAGCGCCGCATCATCTCCGACCGCCTCGAGCGCTGCCACTGGAACCAGACCGAAGCCGCCGAATACTTCAAGATTCCGCTCTCCACTCTCAACCAAAAGATCAAGCGTCTCAGCGTAGAGGTCAAGAAGCGCACCCGCGACTAGCTTCCGGGCTGAATCACAATCTTCATCGAGTCAGCCTGGGGATGCGAGGCCAGATCGATGGCCGCGACCGCATCCTCCAGCGAAAACCGGTGTGAGATCAGGTTGGTCAGGTCGAACCCATTGCGGTAGCCGTCGAACACCAACCGCGTCACCTCATCCTGTATCGCCACCGACGCACTATAAGACCCCATCAACGTCTTCTCGTCCATACATACAGCCGCAGGATCGAACGGCGCCTCTCCATGCTGCGTCGAGGCGAACAGCATTACTCGCCCGCCCGGCCGAATCGCCTCCATGGCAACCTTGATCAGCGCATCGCTTCCAACCGCCAACAATGCCACATCCGCACCGCGCCCTTCGGTAGCCGCCTTTGCAGCCGCAACCACATCATTGCGAGCGTCAATAGGACGATCAAGCCCGAACTTTGCAGCAACCGCATGGCGCTCCTTATAGAGATCGCTGGTCAACACACTGGCACCCGTCCGTCGTGCCAGCGCAGCCAGCAAAATCCCAATCGGTCCCTGTCCAATCACCAACACCGTCTCATCCGCCTTCAAATCGAGCAACTGAACGGCCTTGTAGCACGTGTTCACGGGCTCCAGAAACGCCGTCTGCTCAAACGGAACATCGTCCGGAATCTTCACCAACCCACGCCGCACAATCCAGTCCATCACGCGAATGTACTCCGCAAAGCCGCCGCCGGAGGGCGCAAAACCCGCCGTACACCCGACCTTCTTATAAACCTCACACTGCGCGAACGTCTGTTTCCGGCAGTAATAGCACTCGCCACAAGGAATGTGATGATAAGCCATAACCCGGTCGCCTAAAGCGAAGCCCTCGACCCCAGCGCCCACTTGCACAATCGTTCCCGCCATCTCATGTCCAAAGACGCGCGGCGCATCATGCGAACCACTATGGATCTTCTTCAAATCCGTCCCGCAGATCCCGCAGGTGTGGATCTTTACCAACACCTCACCGTCACCAATCTCCGGCACCGCGATCGTCTCAACCCGAACATCATCTACACCGCGATAGACCGCAGCACGCATCGTCTCCGAAACCATTTGTGACATCAACCGATCCTTACCTATCCATGTTTCTCAGTGTAATCGTCGCTCGATCTGCGCACCGAACCGCTCTCATCCAACCATCCATAGATCCCCTCTGCCAAATTCTTAGCAGCAGCAGAACTATGTCTTCCCAACTTCATCAAACCCGACCACGAGCCCGGCCGCACCGCAACATGCGCGAGAAACGGCAACATCTTCAACCTCCCATTTTCTGCAACAAACGGATTCAAGTCAGGCAACTGCGCATCTGCATCATCCGAGACGGCCTTGAAGCAGTAGAACGGGATACCCTTCTTCAACGCCATCCGGGCAATCGTCGCCGCCTCCATATCCACAAGCCCCGCCCCGTAACTCGCTGCTAACCGCTTCTTCTCTCGTTCATCAGCTACCCACGTCGTAGTCGCCAGTACCGGCCATGCCGGCTGAAAGTCCGCCGGACGAAACCGTTCTCCCGTCTTCGTATCGACGACCAAAGAGACACCGGAAACAGACTCTGCCGCAATAGCTCCATCCAGAGCACCCGCCCATCCCACCGAGCAAACAGCGTCAACCGCAGCAACCTTCTCAACCTCAACAAAGGCCACAGCAGCCCTCACTTCACCCATGCCCGCACAAGCGGCAATCCAACACCCATCCGCGTGGCGGTACTCCCACACCGAACACCCTTTACCCGACTGTCTGCGCTTCCAACTTTCTGCGCCTCGGCCACGAATCAGCGGCTTCAGCTCGCCTTCCAGAGCAGCAATAATCGCAATGTTTCCCTTCATGCCACCAGCCCATCCAGTGGCGGCGCATAACCATGTGCAACGAACCACTCGATCGCCGCTCGCAGCGCACTATAAACAGGCAGCACTTGAAATCCCAGCTCCCGCTCCGCCTTGGCCGAAGAAGCAAACATCATCTTCTGCCCCATCCGGACGGCTTCTACGGTCGCACGCGGCTCCTTGCCCCTCAACTTGCCGGTAAAGTTTTCATCGAAGAACGCAAAGGCCATCGCCACTGCATGCGGCACCTTCACAGTCGGAGAAGGCAGTCCAGTGATCGCCGACATACGATCCAGAATCTGCTTTAGCGTAAGATTCTCCCCGCCAAGAATGTATCGCTCTCCCGGAGTTCCACGCTCGAGCGCGACGACATGCATCCGCGCCACCTCGGCCACATCCACCAGGTTCAATCCGGTATCCACATACGCAGGAAAATTTCGATTCAGGAAATCAACGATGATCCTTCCCGTTGGCGTAGGCTTCGAATCGCCAGGACCAATCGGCGTTGTAGGATTCAGGATCATCACATGCTGGCCAGCCTTCGCCGCTTTGATGGCCTCGAACTCTCCAAGAAACTTAGACCGCTTGTAATGCCCAATCATCTCCGACAACGAGACCGGAGACCCCTCGTCTACGATCGTCCCATCTTTCTTGAACCCCATCGTCGCCACGCTCGAGGTATAGACCACACGTTGCACCCCAGTCTCGCAAGCAAGCTTTAGCAACTCCCGCGTACCAGTCACATTGGCTGCATACATCTGGTCCGGATCACGCACCCACAGACGATAATCCGCAGCGACATGAACCAGAGCATCGCAGCCCACTAATGCCGAGCGCAGCTTCTCCGGCTCCCGGAGATCCCCGGTCACCATCTCTGCATCAATGCCAGCAAGGGAGTCCAGCCTGCTCGTCTGTCGAGTCAGCAGCCGAAGGCTGGCGCCCTCTGCCGCATAACTCCTCGCCACATGGCCTCCGACGAAGCCCG
This Tunturibacter gelidoferens DNA region includes the following protein-coding sequences:
- a CDS encoding zinc-dependent dehydrogenase, whose translation is MSQMVSETMRAAVYRGVDDVRVETIAVPEIGDGEVLVKIHTCGICGTDLKKIHSGSHDAPRVFGHEMAGTIVQVGAGVEGFALGDRVMAYHHIPCGECYYCRKQTFAQCEVYKKVGCTAGFAPSGGGFAEYIRVMDWIVRRGLVKIPDDVPFEQTAFLEPVNTCYKAVQLLDLKADETVLVIGQGPIGILLAALARRTGASVLTSDLYKERHAVAAKFGLDRPIDARNDVVAAAKAATEGRGADVALLAVGSDALIKVAMEAIRPGGRVMLFASTQHGEAPFDPAAVCMDEKTLMGSYSASVAIQDEVTRLVFDGYRNGFDLTNLISHRFSLEDAVAAIDLASHPQADSMKIVIQPGS
- a CDS encoding nucleoside phosphorylase: MKGNIAIIAALEGELKPLIRGRGAESWKRRQSGKGCSVWEYRHADGCWIAACAGMGEVRAAVAFVEVEKVAAVDAVCSVGWAGALDGAIAAESVSGVSLVVDTKTGERFRPADFQPAWPVLATTTWVADEREKKRLAASYGAGLVDMEAATIARMALKKGIPFYCFKAVSDDADAQLPDLNPFVAENGRLKMLPFLAHVAVRPGSWSGLMKLGRHSSAAAKNLAEGIYGWLDESGSVRRSSDDYTEKHG
- the hpnA gene encoding hopanoid-associated sugar epimerase, with product MRVFITGATGFVGGHVARSYAAEGASLRLLTRQTSRLDSLAGIDAEMVTGDLREPEKLRSALVGCDALVHVAADYRLWVRDPDQMYAANVTGTRELLKLACETGVQRVVYTSSVATMGFKKDGTIVDEGSPVSLSEMIGHYKRSKFLGEFEAIKAAKAGQHVMILNPTTPIGPGDSKPTPTGRIIVDFLNRNFPAYVDTGLNLVDVAEVARMHVVALERGTPGERYILGGENLTLKQILDRMSAITGLPSPTVKVPHAVAMAFAFFDENFTGKLRGKEPRATVEAVRMGQKMMFASSAKAERELGFQVLPVYSALRAAIEWFVAHGYAPPLDGLVA